Proteins encoded together in one Chitinophaga lutea window:
- a CDS encoding acyloxyacyl hydrolase translates to MKKTIWIITGMMAAMQAHAQDTTDLWRKARQNPNLGRQKYAELRLHSGSHLYTGQALSEFLQHGYTGVEVRVAWQSTGRETWQRAFNYPNYGIGFYTGNIGDATVLGNPSGVYGFFNAPFLRRKRHQLEAGLALGFTYDLNTYDSVKNPLNDAISSKIAVYFNLAVTGVWKMNELFDLTYGLDLTHFSNGRTHTPNLGLNMYGLHVGLRYHYNPLRRIAKQQIEPGFEPARRTTYDRSPVPRPDRYHQLSLYGAFGVVQHPGKPRISAFYGTASTALDYTYRYGHLGSIGAGVDGFYDASLGQLYRKYATVRATDKMQAGVHLGHNLHIQRLELVTHVGAYVLQRDGEKGKMYMRIGLRYNISRRAFAQVGLKTLKGATADWIEWGGGGVLYRSK, encoded by the coding sequence TTGAAAAAGACGATCTGGATAATTACCGGCATGATGGCCGCCATGCAGGCCCATGCGCAAGACACGACGGACCTTTGGCGCAAGGCGCGCCAGAACCCGAACCTCGGACGGCAGAAATACGCGGAACTGCGGCTGCACAGCGGCTCTCACCTCTACACGGGGCAGGCCCTCTCCGAATTTCTCCAGCACGGTTACACCGGTGTGGAAGTGCGGGTGGCCTGGCAATCCACCGGCCGCGAAACCTGGCAGCGGGCCTTCAACTATCCCAATTACGGCATTGGTTTTTACACCGGCAACATCGGCGATGCTACCGTGCTCGGCAATCCCAGCGGGGTGTACGGCTTTTTTAACGCGCCTTTCCTGCGCAGGAAGCGCCATCAGCTCGAAGCCGGGCTGGCCCTGGGTTTTACATACGACCTCAATACGTATGATTCGGTGAAAAACCCGCTGAACGATGCCATCAGCTCCAAAATAGCAGTGTACTTCAACCTGGCCGTTACCGGGGTATGGAAGATGAACGAGCTGTTCGATCTTACCTACGGCCTCGACCTCACGCACTTTTCCAACGGCCGCACCCACACGCCCAATCTCGGGCTGAATATGTACGGCCTGCATGTGGGCCTCCGGTACCATTACAATCCCCTGCGGCGCATCGCAAAGCAGCAGATCGAGCCCGGCTTTGAGCCGGCCCGCCGTACTACGTACGACCGGTCGCCCGTTCCCCGCCCCGACCGTTATCACCAGCTAAGCCTGTATGGGGCTTTCGGCGTGGTGCAACATCCTGGCAAACCACGCATCAGCGCCTTTTACGGCACCGCGTCCACCGCGCTCGACTATACGTACCGCTACGGCCACCTCGGCAGCATCGGCGCGGGCGTCGACGGGTTTTACGATGCCTCGCTGGGCCAGCTGTACCGTAAATATGCGACGGTGCGCGCTACCGACAAGATGCAGGCCGGCGTCCACCTCGGGCACAACCTGCACATCCAGCGGCTCGAGCTCGTCACCCACGTGGGCGCTTACGTGCTGCAGCGCGACGGCGAAAAAGGGAAAATGTACATGCGGATCGGGTTGCGCTACAACATCAGCCGGCGCGCGTTCGCGCAGGTAGGATTAAAAACGCTGAAAGGCGCTACGGCCGACTGGATAGAATGGGGCGGCGGCGGCGTGCTATACAGGAGCAAATAA
- a CDS encoding DUF1266 domain-containing protein → MNTPSFYTYFLVFLAVAGMLILLRYVSRKKEKRRQEAADQQYLQSVKDKKGGENPYLPEMKADTGLSDDDQQNIAAGANLAFLNCIPLNTLGTGTAMAEVKIILEEDWGIESRDHLLNTISWLEGKGHRHYFGVIWKVMGDATAIEKLHGDVKSTGDKTDISWYADNIASGYRFLQEAGCFANGSKTDALTWDLGRAIALCRWGYDRQYLNEGEALYHIRRLGRQLRGHYTSWENLSENFMLGHVMWSGRLDDLANLHREHRTLLTAPSSPWVQSAIS, encoded by the coding sequence ATGAATACGCCATCTTTTTATACCTACTTCCTGGTATTTCTCGCCGTTGCCGGCATGTTAATCCTTTTGCGATACGTTTCCCGGAAAAAGGAAAAACGGCGGCAGGAAGCGGCCGATCAGCAATACCTGCAATCCGTGAAGGATAAAAAGGGAGGGGAAAATCCTTACCTGCCGGAAATGAAAGCGGATACGGGGCTCAGCGACGACGACCAGCAAAACATCGCGGCCGGGGCCAACCTCGCTTTTCTGAACTGCATCCCGCTCAATACCCTGGGCACGGGCACGGCTATGGCGGAAGTGAAGATCATCCTGGAGGAAGACTGGGGCATCGAAAGCCGCGACCATCTGCTGAATACCATTTCCTGGCTCGAAGGGAAAGGGCACCGGCATTATTTCGGGGTCATCTGGAAAGTGATGGGCGATGCGACCGCCATCGAAAAGCTGCACGGTGATGTGAAAAGCACGGGCGACAAAACGGATATTTCCTGGTATGCGGACAATATCGCCAGCGGTTACCGTTTTCTCCAGGAGGCGGGGTGTTTTGCCAACGGGAGTAAAACGGACGCGCTGACCTGGGACCTGGGCCGCGCCATTGCGCTCTGCCGCTGGGGATACGACCGGCAATACCTCAACGAAGGGGAGGCGCTCTATCACATCCGCCGGCTCGGCCGGCAGCTGCGGGGCCATTATACTTCCTGGGAGAACCTCAGCGAAAATTTCATGCTGGGGCATGTGATGTGGAGCGGCCGGCTCGACGACCTGGCCAACCTGCACCGGGAGCACCGCACGCTGCTCACGGCTCCTTCCAGTCCCTGGGTGCAATCCGCTATTTCATAA
- a CDS encoding HipA N-terminal domain-containing protein: MRSAEIYYKDLLAGILTETDDGEYTFQYDGAYAVAHPKQPITLTMPVRREMYIEKRLFPFFEGLIPEGWLLDIASHSWKLNPNDRMGLLLVCCRNCIGAVSVHAIASADE, encoded by the coding sequence ATGCGCAGTGCTGAAATATACTACAAGGATCTGCTGGCAGGCATTCTTACCGAAACGGACGATGGCGAGTATACGTTTCAGTATGACGGGGCATATGCTGTCGCACATCCTAAACAACCCATCACGCTGACCATGCCGGTACGGCGAGAAATGTACATCGAAAAAAGGCTGTTCCCTTTTTTTGAAGGCCTCATCCCGGAGGGATGGCTGTTGGACATCGCTAGCCACAGCTGGAAATTGAACCCCAACGACCGGATGGGTCTTCTATTGGTTTGCTGCCGGAATTGTATCGGGGCAGTCAGTGTTCATGCAATCGCCTCTGCCGATGAATAA
- a CDS encoding HipA domain-containing protein, with the protein MNKRCLYCYQPLPKGDFHERCSEAFFGTKKAPLLSYSLSEMAALAQQVIERSITVPGVQPKLSLTLVSESLAAGTKNRLTVVGALGGNYIFKPPSAQYPELPQNEHLTMRIAEAFGINTVKSSLIRLQSGELSYITKRIDRTDEGEKIHMLDMFQILEAFDKYKGSMEKIGKALGEYSGNTLLDKLYFFELAVFCFLTGNNDMHLKNFSMITDGSNWQLAPAYDLLNGAIVNPADTEELALTLDGKKKKIKREHFTGLGQGLGLNDKQIEGVFRRFLKAKDVAFEWIDLSFLSPALKDAYKEVFEERCMRLSGKLK; encoded by the coding sequence ATGAATAAACGATGCCTATACTGTTACCAGCCACTGCCGAAAGGCGACTTTCATGAGCGCTGCAGCGAGGCTTTTTTCGGCACCAAAAAAGCCCCGCTCCTATCTTATTCCCTCAGCGAGATGGCGGCATTGGCCCAGCAGGTTATTGAGCGTAGCATTACCGTGCCTGGCGTACAACCCAAGCTGTCGCTGACCCTGGTCAGTGAGTCGCTGGCAGCGGGCACTAAAAACCGGTTGACGGTTGTTGGCGCATTGGGCGGTAACTACATCTTTAAACCGCCCTCCGCACAATACCCGGAGTTGCCGCAAAACGAACATCTTACGATGCGGATCGCGGAAGCCTTCGGGATAAATACGGTAAAATCCAGTCTCATACGGCTGCAATCGGGAGAGTTATCCTATATCACCAAACGCATCGACCGCACTGATGAAGGAGAAAAGATCCATATGCTGGATATGTTTCAAATCCTGGAAGCGTTTGACAAGTATAAAGGTTCCATGGAAAAAATCGGGAAAGCGTTGGGAGAATACTCCGGCAACACGCTGCTGGATAAACTATACTTCTTTGAACTCGCGGTATTTTGCTTCCTTACGGGCAATAACGATATGCACCTGAAAAATTTCTCCATGATCACGGATGGAAGCAACTGGCAACTGGCACCGGCATACGATCTGTTGAATGGCGCAATCGTGAATCCGGCAGATACGGAGGAACTGGCTCTTACGCTCGACGGGAAAAAGAAAAAAATCAAACGGGAACATTTTACCGGGTTGGGGCAAGGGCTGGGACTGAATGACAAACAGATCGAAGGCGTTTTCAGAAGATTTCTGAAGGCAAAGGATGTTGCCTTTGAATGGATCGACCTTTCTTTTTTGTCGCCGGCGTTGAAGGATGCGTACAAAGAAGTGTTTGAGGAACGGTGCATGAGGCTTTCGGGAAAATTAAAATAA
- a CDS encoding OmpA family protein → MRIPALLSSLAVIAVLGQGCVSNKKFSQLQTSYNELENRNRDLDGKYQASQRELSGANTRVKSLEEQIAAQRTGLAALQAALDKCLNSTSQGNVNISKLVDEINASNKYIQHLVNTKNKSDSLNLVLTNNLTRSLSREEMRDVDVQVLKGVVYISLSDKMLYKSGSYEISPTAGATLSKIAKIIMDYKDYDVLIEGNTDNVPISQTNIRNNWDLSALRGSSVVQALQNTYGVDPKRLTAGGRGEYNPIASNADDAGKTRNRRTQIIITPKLDQFMELIDKAPESAEEKK, encoded by the coding sequence ATGAGAATACCTGCTTTATTATCATCGTTGGCGGTGATAGCGGTTTTAGGACAAGGATGTGTGAGTAACAAAAAATTCAGCCAGTTGCAGACGAGCTATAACGAACTGGAAAATCGCAACAGGGATTTGGATGGCAAGTACCAGGCTTCGCAGCGTGAACTGTCGGGCGCCAACACCCGCGTTAAAAGCCTGGAAGAACAGATTGCGGCGCAGCGTACGGGCCTCGCCGCACTGCAGGCTGCACTCGACAAATGCCTGAACTCCACGAGCCAGGGTAATGTCAATATCTCCAAACTGGTGGATGAGATCAACGCATCCAACAAATACATCCAGCACCTCGTGAACACCAAGAACAAGAGCGACTCGCTCAACCTGGTGCTGACCAACAACCTCACGCGCTCTTTGAGCCGCGAGGAAATGAGAGATGTGGATGTGCAGGTGCTGAAAGGCGTGGTGTACATCTCACTGTCTGATAAAATGCTGTACAAATCCGGCAGCTACGAGATTTCGCCGACCGCCGGCGCTACGCTGTCCAAGATCGCCAAGATCATCATGGATTATAAAGACTATGATGTGCTGATCGAAGGTAATACGGACAACGTGCCCATCTCGCAGACGAACATCCGCAACAACTGGGACCTGAGTGCGCTCAGAGGGTCGTCCGTGGTACAGGCATTGCAGAATACCTACGGGGTGGATCCCAAACGGCTTACGGCCGGCGGCAGGGGTGAATATAATCCCATTGCTTCCAATGCCGACGATGCCGGTAAAACACGGAACAGGCGCACACAGATCATCATCACCCCGAAACTGGACCAGTTCATGGAGCTGATCGACAAAGCGCCGGAAAGCGCCGAAGAAAAGAAATAA
- a CDS encoding helix-turn-helix domain-containing protein, with amino-acid sequence MLTLAEFVKNRRKDARLTQEEFAERAGVALTVIRKIEQGKGNLQLEKVNHVLKMFGHELAPVNSKDISKG; translated from the coding sequence ATGCTCACATTAGCTGAATTTGTAAAAAACAGGCGGAAAGACGCCCGTCTTACCCAGGAGGAATTCGCGGAACGGGCTGGTGTGGCCCTTACCGTTATCCGGAAAATCGAACAGGGCAAAGGCAATTTGCAGCTGGAAAAGGTGAATCATGTGCTGAAGATGTTCGGCCATGAATTGGCTCCCGTTAATAGTAAAGACATCAGCAAAGGATAA
- a CDS encoding winged helix-turn-helix transcriptional regulator, protein MEKTRSDCPISCSLDVFGDKWSLLIIRDIMLRGKLSYSEFLESEEKIATNILANRLSVLEAENILVKRVSPLNKSKYIYSLTPKGIDLLPIVIEIMDWGAKYNANCPRREVGKKIKKDKAGVIKEFYAKLKKQFI, encoded by the coding sequence ATGGAAAAAACAAGATCGGATTGCCCCATCAGTTGTTCCCTGGACGTGTTCGGAGACAAGTGGTCGCTGCTGATCATCCGGGACATTATGCTCCGGGGGAAGCTGTCTTACAGCGAATTCCTGGAGTCGGAAGAGAAGATCGCCACCAATATTCTTGCCAACCGCCTCAGCGTGCTGGAAGCGGAGAACATCCTTGTCAAACGCGTTTCGCCGCTGAACAAATCGAAATACATCTACAGCCTTACCCCGAAAGGAATAGACCTGTTGCCGATCGTGATCGAGATCATGGATTGGGGAGCGAAATACAATGCGAATTGCCCGCGCAGGGAAGTGGGCAAGAAGATCAAAAAAGACAAGGCCGGCGTGATCAAAGAGTTTTATGCAAAGCTGAAGAAACAGTTTATTTGA
- a CDS encoding SRPBCC family protein — protein sequence MMQILDKNITIEAPVGKVWAAITDIRSMREWMGGDELQLEVATSWEVGSPLVIRGFHHVRFENRGVVLEYVPERVMAYSFLSSVSRLPDVTENYSVVRFELKEEGAHTALSLQLSNFPTETIYHHLNFYWNSTLMMLKRKVEG from the coding sequence ATGATGCAGATACTGGATAAAAATATCACGATCGAAGCGCCGGTAGGCAAAGTGTGGGCAGCCATTACAGACATACGGTCCATGCGGGAATGGATGGGAGGCGATGAACTGCAGCTGGAAGTGGCGACCAGCTGGGAGGTAGGCTCCCCGCTCGTGATCAGGGGTTTCCATCATGTCCGTTTCGAGAACAGGGGCGTTGTGCTGGAATATGTGCCGGAACGGGTGATGGCTTATAGTTTCCTCAGCTCCGTCTCCCGGTTGCCTGATGTAACCGAGAATTATTCGGTGGTCCGGTTCGAATTGAAGGAGGAGGGCGCGCACACCGCACTGTCATTGCAGTTATCCAATTTCCCGACCGAAACGATTTACCATCACCTTAATTTTTACTGGAATTCGACGCTGATGATGTTGAAAAGGAAGGTGGAGGGCTGA
- a CDS encoding DUF5655 domain-containing protein, which yields MKLFKRSTLTLSPLKEIPFKLEKEMQQLFENNLGLITNLRLIRSQFSIKNYRIDTLAFNEESSSFVIIEYKRDKNYSVIDQGVSYLKLMLEYRDAFMVEFNETQKKQLKRAEIDWTQSKVIFVSPSFTDFQIQASDFKDLAIELWEIKQFDNSLVAINPIKKSKASPSIKELQPNDNSEISKITREFKVYTEEDHLQGKSDDIIELYETYKNAIQNLGDGIIAEPKKLYITFTQNKLIADIVIQKNNLKLYINYKNGKLDDPKKISEKVHNKSKWGSGYYVLEITNTDNLEYIMSLVKQAL from the coding sequence ATGAAATTATTTAAAAGATCAACACTGACCCTCTCCCCGCTTAAAGAAATCCCGTTTAAGCTGGAAAAAGAAATGCAACAGCTTTTTGAAAACAATCTCGGACTAATTACCAATCTCAGGTTGATCAGATCACAATTCAGCATTAAAAACTACCGTATCGATACGCTGGCATTTAACGAGGAAAGCAGCTCTTTTGTAATAATTGAGTATAAGCGTGATAAAAATTACAGCGTTATAGATCAAGGCGTCTCCTACCTTAAATTGATGCTGGAATACCGGGACGCTTTTATGGTCGAGTTCAATGAAACGCAAAAAAAACAACTCAAACGTGCAGAAATAGACTGGACCCAAAGCAAGGTAATTTTTGTTTCACCATCGTTTACCGATTTTCAAATTCAAGCTTCCGATTTTAAGGATCTCGCAATTGAGCTCTGGGAAATCAAACAATTCGACAACTCCCTGGTGGCAATCAACCCAATAAAAAAATCCAAGGCCTCTCCCAGTATTAAAGAGCTGCAACCCAACGACAATTCTGAAATCAGCAAGATTACCAGAGAGTTTAAGGTTTACACGGAAGAAGACCACCTGCAAGGGAAAAGCGACGATATCATCGAGTTATACGAAACTTACAAAAATGCCATCCAAAACCTGGGTGACGGTATCATCGCCGAGCCTAAAAAACTGTACATCACATTTACGCAGAACAAGTTGATCGCAGATATTGTCATCCAAAAGAACAACCTGAAACTTTATATCAACTACAAAAACGGTAAACTGGACGACCCCAAAAAAATATCAGAGAAGGTTCACAACAAAAGTAAATGGGGCAGCGGATACTATGTTCTGGAAATCACCAATACCGATAACCTGGAATATATCATGAGCCTTGTAAAGCAGGCGCTGTAA
- a CDS encoding DUF6443 domain-containing protein, giving the protein MKNVLFYTCLFSGLGAMAQTPQPGAVPAATTVIPAPGAYAAGTKVNHVRTWEPRFHYTDAATASDPARTARQVKQTTAYLDGLGRPLQTVTKRTGPQQQDMVETMVYDAFGRNVQQYLPYPSATAGGEFKTDPFTELQSALGALLPGEQVFYNRNDYEASPLNRVVKALPAGNSWAGNGRGVETRFEVNTASDGVRIWNVATAAGSIPVSPAAYSEGMLSRTVSLDEHGGQTVDFKNKEGKLVLRKVEITSTAPGHAGWLCTYYVYDDLDFLRCVIPPKAVDALAANGWDLNAGTILAELCFCYDYDGKGRVTAKKVPGAGVVEMVYDVRDRQVFMQDGNLRTGTNPKWLVTFYDDINRPVMTALYPSAATRQSLQTMMDGAAGGNVALPPTQLPVAANMEVSFRETGRPEYKAAENIVFLEGFESEAGAAFIAEIGATGVSQSLTVNNPLPGISGYEPLTYTFYDNYGYTGAHALAAPELALPAPIDADYQVERAATQSLHTKGLVTGRKVKLLDTGEWLTTSLYYDDRGREIQNISDNTVGGKDILSSVYSFGGWLLGTYLHQTNPRSSKTSDMWVRTKMKYDHDGRLLQVNNQVKDGVEKTVSLITYNALGQVATKVLGNNLETLAYAYNIRGWLKSVNQLYVTGQETNHYFGQELNYDYGFTMGGTPYGQYNGNIAGVRWRGKNTGTVPRAYGFRYDKAERLLHAEYSQQNNGAGGWVKNVADFTTANISYDANGNILTMHHEGVSTGGIVPVDRLQYTYGANSNKLLAVQDGQAPGLGDFTNGANSGNDYAYDANGNLTQDLNKNIQAQGIEYNHLNLPRKITLAGKGTIEFSYDAAGVKRRKKVTDQTVSPAKVTVTDYLSGVVYENNQLQYIGHEEGRVRAVHPPSGPVQFHYDYFIEDHLGNVRAVLTEQTSFNLYLASMEISRAATENALFSNVESSRSAKPAGYPQDQSAGPNSQVAKLNGSNPDRRVGPSLVLKVMAGDTISIGARAFYKTTTAPQDKSRQPVADMATALVRAFGGTTGNQGSKEVAGAPGQASPFTDRFVNDQYQRMKEKDPGRGKNDNRPKAYLNFALFDDQFNLVEENSGVRQVQNQPDQLQTLAKDKMVMQKGGFLYVYTSNETPQDVYFDNVTVMNTPGPLLEETHYYPFGLTMSAISAAAAGKLANRHLYNGKELQQKEFSTGTGLDWYDYGARMYDQQIGRWHAIDPMADKMRRHSPYNYGFDNPLRFIDPDGMVPGDFFARDGEYLGNDGKDDGKVYVLNEKLRAVKENTAVNWGGELSEAHAGIVKARSTEITMDSEVGVMIRAVYAEMRGGDDKAKSIVAESIRNRGDLPDGSFEKADGTYKGIVNKFYDVSKSGDKANASFQTPEKTIYTNEQETKAWQASASASIKAEYGNSNVGKGVIFYNSASSTIYDRNKLMQKIPLTEKIKGIKGLWKLK; this is encoded by the coding sequence ATGAAAAACGTTTTGTTCTATACCTGTTTGTTCAGCGGCCTTGGCGCCATGGCGCAAACTCCGCAGCCGGGCGCTGTGCCGGCGGCAACCACCGTTATTCCCGCACCGGGTGCCTATGCGGCCGGTACGAAAGTGAATCATGTCCGTACCTGGGAGCCCCGGTTTCATTATACCGACGCCGCTACTGCAAGCGACCCCGCCCGTACGGCACGCCAGGTGAAACAGACAACCGCTTACCTCGACGGCCTGGGCCGCCCGCTGCAGACCGTTACCAAACGGACCGGCCCGCAGCAACAGGATATGGTGGAAACGATGGTGTATGATGCGTTTGGTAGGAATGTGCAGCAGTATCTGCCGTATCCCTCCGCAACAGCCGGCGGAGAGTTCAAAACAGACCCTTTTACGGAGTTGCAAAGCGCACTGGGCGCTTTATTGCCGGGAGAACAGGTGTTTTACAACCGGAATGACTACGAGGCTTCGCCCCTCAACCGCGTCGTGAAAGCGTTGCCGGCAGGCAACAGCTGGGCAGGTAACGGGCGGGGAGTGGAAACGCGGTTTGAGGTAAATACAGCCAGTGATGGTGTGCGGATTTGGAACGTTGCCACGGCTGCGGGCAGTATACCCGTCAGCCCGGCCGCTTACAGCGAGGGTATGTTGTCAAGAACCGTTTCCCTCGATGAGCACGGCGGGCAAACCGTGGACTTTAAGAACAAGGAAGGGAAACTGGTGTTACGCAAGGTGGAAATAACATCCACTGCACCCGGCCATGCAGGATGGTTGTGTACATATTATGTGTACGACGACCTGGACTTCCTGCGCTGTGTGATTCCCCCGAAGGCCGTGGACGCGCTGGCTGCCAACGGTTGGGATCTGAATGCGGGTACGATTCTCGCGGAACTGTGTTTTTGCTATGACTATGACGGCAAAGGCCGCGTGACTGCCAAAAAAGTACCCGGTGCGGGTGTAGTGGAGATGGTATATGATGTCCGTGACCGCCAGGTGTTCATGCAGGACGGCAATCTGCGCACGGGGACCAACCCTAAATGGCTGGTGACTTTTTACGATGATATCAACCGGCCGGTGATGACGGCATTATACCCTTCTGCTGCTACGCGCCAGAGCCTGCAAACCATGATGGACGGTGCTGCGGGCGGGAATGTTGCGTTGCCGCCCACTCAATTGCCGGTTGCCGCGAATATGGAAGTGAGCTTCCGGGAAACGGGGCGCCCTGAATATAAAGCCGCGGAGAACATCGTATTCCTGGAAGGCTTTGAATCGGAGGCCGGGGCGGCATTCATTGCTGAAATCGGCGCAACCGGTGTATCGCAGTCCCTCACCGTTAATAATCCGCTGCCGGGCATCAGCGGATACGAACCGCTGACCTATACCTTCTACGATAATTACGGCTATACCGGCGCACATGCCCTGGCCGCTCCGGAACTTGCACTACCGGCGCCAATTGATGCCGATTACCAGGTAGAAAGGGCCGCCACGCAAAGCCTCCACACGAAAGGCCTTGTTACCGGCCGGAAAGTGAAACTGCTGGATACCGGTGAATGGCTTACTACTTCCCTGTATTATGATGACCGGGGAAGGGAAATTCAAAACATCAGCGATAATACGGTGGGAGGGAAGGATATACTTTCCAGTGTTTACAGTTTCGGCGGATGGCTGCTGGGGACTTATCTGCATCAGACAAATCCCAGAAGCAGCAAAACCTCCGACATGTGGGTGCGCACCAAAATGAAATACGATCACGACGGGCGCCTGTTGCAGGTGAACAATCAGGTGAAGGACGGTGTGGAAAAAACGGTTTCCCTCATTACCTATAATGCACTGGGCCAGGTAGCCACTAAAGTGCTCGGTAACAATCTCGAAACACTGGCTTATGCCTACAATATCCGGGGATGGCTCAAATCTGTCAACCAGCTGTATGTTACAGGGCAGGAAACAAATCATTATTTCGGACAGGAACTGAACTACGATTATGGTTTTACCATGGGTGGTACACCTTACGGTCAGTACAACGGCAATATTGCCGGTGTCCGCTGGCGGGGCAAAAACACGGGAACCGTCCCACGAGCCTACGGCTTCCGGTACGACAAGGCCGAACGCCTGCTGCACGCCGAATACAGTCAGCAGAACAACGGGGCAGGCGGCTGGGTGAAGAACGTGGCCGACTTCACGACAGCCAACATCAGTTACGACGCCAACGGGAACATTCTGACCATGCATCATGAAGGCGTGAGTACAGGCGGCATTGTGCCGGTAGACCGCCTGCAATATACCTATGGAGCGAACAGCAACAAGCTGCTGGCGGTGCAGGACGGGCAGGCTCCCGGCCTCGGCGATTTTACCAATGGCGCCAACAGCGGCAACGATTATGCCTATGATGCCAATGGCAACCTGACGCAGGATCTGAATAAAAATATCCAGGCGCAGGGTATCGAATATAATCATCTCAACCTGCCACGGAAAATCACCCTCGCCGGTAAAGGCACCATCGAGTTCAGTTACGATGCCGCCGGTGTCAAACGCCGCAAAAAAGTAACGGACCAGACGGTATCTCCTGCAAAGGTGACGGTGACCGATTATCTCAGCGGCGTTGTATATGAAAACAACCAGTTGCAGTACATCGGCCATGAAGAAGGCCGGGTGCGCGCCGTGCATCCGCCGTCGGGCCCCGTGCAGTTCCATTATGATTATTTCATTGAGGATCATCTCGGCAACGTGCGCGCCGTACTGACGGAACAGACTTCGTTCAATCTGTATCTTGCCAGCATGGAGATCAGCCGTGCGGCCACCGAGAATGCGTTGTTCTCCAACGTCGAATCCAGCCGCAGTGCGAAACCTGCCGGTTATCCGCAGGACCAGAGCGCCGGCCCCAACAGCCAGGTGGCAAAATTGAACGGCAGCAACCCGGATAGGCGTGTAGGCCCTTCACTGGTGCTGAAAGTCATGGCGGGCGATACAATTTCCATTGGCGCCAGGGCATTTTATAAAACAACTACGGCCCCGCAGGACAAATCCAGGCAACCCGTAGCCGATATGGCTACTGCGCTGGTGCGCGCATTTGGCGGCACAACAGGAAATCAGGGCAGTAAGGAAGTAGCGGGCGCCCCGGGACAGGCTTCCCCGTTCACCGACCGCTTTGTAAACGACCAGTATCAGCGGATGAAGGAAAAAGATCCGGGAAGGGGCAAAAACGACAATCGTCCGAAAGCATACCTGAATTTTGCCCTGTTCGACGATCAGTTTAACTTAGTGGAGGAGAATAGCGGCGTACGCCAGGTGCAGAACCAGCCGGACCAGTTGCAGACGCTCGCGAAAGATAAAATGGTGATGCAGAAAGGCGGTTTCCTGTATGTTTACACCAGCAACGAAACGCCACAGGATGTGTATTTCGATAATGTGACCGTCATGAACACACCTGGCCCGCTGCTGGAGGAAACGCATTATTATCCTTTCGGGCTCACCATGAGCGCCATATCCGCCGCGGCAGCCGGCAAGCTCGCCAACAGGCACCTGTATAACGGGAAAGAGCTGCAGCAGAAGGAATTCAGCACTGGCACCGGCCTGGACTGGTATGATTACGGGGCAAGGATGTATGACCAGCAAATAGGGCGCTGGCACGCGATCGACCCGATGGCGGATAAAATGCGTCGGCATTCACCCTACAATTATGGCTTCGACAATCCTTTGAGATTTATTGATCCTGACGGAATGGTCCCCGGAGACTTCTTCGCAAGAGATGGAGAATACCTGGGCAATGACGGAAAAGACGACGGGAAAGTATATGTGCTGAATGAAAAATTAAGAGCGGTAAAAGAGAATACTGCAGTCAACTGGGGCGGAGAATTGAGCGAGGCGCATGCAGGGATTGTCAAAGCGCGTTCTACGGAAATAACAATGGATAGCGAGGTAGGGGTCATGATAAGAGCCGTGTATGCGGAAATGAGAGGGGGCGACGACAAGGCAAAAAGCATCGTGGCAGAGTCCATCAGGAACAGAGGGGATTTGCCTGACGGTTCTTTCGAAAAGGCGGATGGGACATATAAAGGGATCGTGAACAAGTTTTACGACGTGTCCAAGTCCGGCGACAAGGCCAATGCGTCCTTTCAAACCCCTGAAAAGACCATTTATACGAATGAACAAGAAACAAAAGCATGGCAGGCAAGCGCCAGCGCATCCATCAAGGCAGAATACGGAAATAGCAACGTGGGGAAAGGGGTTATTTTTTACAACTCAGCCAGCAGCACGATTTACGACCGGAACAAATTGATGCAGAAAATACCGCTGACTGAAAAAATAAAAGGCATTAAAGGGTTATGGAAACTAAAATAA